The Deltaproteobacteria bacterium genome has a segment encoding these proteins:
- a CDS encoding IclR family transcriptional regulator — MANAVHKADRSSRASPGLSRKARGTVGVPFAETPAGGAVKSVWRAFKILESFETGGMMGVTELSRKLDFPKSSVYEIVTTLVGQGILEKDPERNRYRLGLRLFELGNRARDSLEIRRVASPLLKTLNRELDETVHLTVLESGEVLYVECFESTKRLRTYSVIGVRAPLHCTAVGKAILAFLGRDEIEEIIRNKGLPGFTERTITDRGALLAELDRIVASGYAVDNMEHEEGVRCVGSPIRNGIGRVFASISVSGPSQRITEQRIPEIGKLVMAAAAEISRRLGYGSR; from the coding sequence ATGGCGAACGCGGTTCACAAGGCCGATCGATCTTCCAGAGCTTCTCCCGGGCTTTCCAGAAAAGCCCGGGGCACGGTGGGGGTTCCCTTTGCCGAGACTCCGGCCGGGGGGGCTGTCAAGTCCGTGTGGCGGGCTTTCAAGATATTGGAATCATTCGAGACCGGCGGGATGATGGGAGTCACCGAACTGAGCCGGAAGCTGGATTTCCCCAAGAGCAGTGTGTACGAGATAGTGACCACCCTGGTGGGCCAGGGCATACTGGAGAAGGATCCCGAGAGAAACAGGTACCGTCTCGGGTTGAGGCTCTTCGAGCTGGGCAACCGGGCTCGGGACAGCCTGGAGATCCGCAGGGTAGCCTCGCCGCTGCTCAAGACCCTCAACAGGGAGCTCGACGAGACTGTCCACCTGACCGTGCTTGAGAGCGGGGAGGTTCTCTACGTCGAGTGTTTCGAATCCACAAAGCGGCTCCGTACCTATTCTGTAATCGGTGTGAGGGCGCCGCTCCATTGCACGGCTGTTGGAAAGGCGATTCTCGCCTTTCTCGGAAGGGATGAGATCGAAGAGATCATCAGGAACAAGGGCCTGCCCGGGTTCACCGAAAGGACCATCACGGACAGGGGCGCCCTCCTGGCCGAGCTGGACCGGATCGTCGCCTCCGGCTATGCCGTGGACAACATGGAGCACGAGGAGGGAGTGCGCTGCGTGGGCTCGCCCATAAGGAACGGTATCGGTCGGGTTTTTGCGTCCATAAGCGTCTCCGGCCCTTCCCAGAGAATAACCGAACAGAGGATACCCGAGATCGGGAAGCTGGTCATGGCTGCTGCGGCCGAGATATCGAGGCGGCTCGGCTACGGGTCGCGGTGA